One genomic window of Fibrobacter sp. UBA4297 includes the following:
- a CDS encoding glycoside hydrolase family 9 protein — MFVKNNALKSVALAALFAAPAFAATAYINQIGYRPGDIKELALVDANGNVDFVNAAGQVVLSVTPKAASYWDASGQNVQLVDFSKLAEAGKYSIKVNGNVLRSDLVVKSQTYEEIVKASIKWFYYQRASMALESQYAGKWARAAGHTNPTAELHNSTGASGTINSTKGWYDAGDYGRYIVNSGITTYTLLSLYEHFPQYFKALKWNIPAEGSLPDLLAEIKYNLDWMLTMQASDGGVYHKLTSLGFPGDVMPAQDNSKLYAIGKSTAGTFDFAAVMAMASRIYKPFDANYASKCLEAAKKAYAWGQQNPNRNYLANPSDVSTGAYENDNPNDEKVLAGTELFITTGDASYKQSGSSEYVSYWGDVMGLATYEKATHQAQFGGDANEAKQKILGTADNFANRAEKGFGVVMAKDDFVWGSNAVASNQGVWLLHAYYLTGNQKYYKAAVKVLDYLLGKNPLDMSFVTGYGTKSPKMPHHRPSTSDNVEEPIPGMLVGGPQPGGEDVGSAAEWKCADYRKGQAATAYTDQRCSYATNEVAINWNAPLAYLAGAIEAINAGYAPEFAANGVARQDVPASSSSETATSSSSSVPQSSSSAVASSSSSIPSVSSSSSANVESSSSQGTIAIHTPVESKVVRSQQPRFRFDGHSLFIEKNGKRFDLKGQRIK; from the coding sequence ATGTTTGTGAAAAATAATGCGTTAAAGTCCGTCGCGCTTGCCGCGCTTTTCGCAGCCCCAGCTTTCGCAGCGACTGCTTACATCAACCAGATTGGCTACCGTCCGGGCGACATCAAGGAACTCGCTTTGGTCGATGCAAACGGCAACGTGGATTTTGTGAATGCCGCAGGCCAGGTCGTTCTCTCCGTGACGCCGAAGGCCGCCTCTTACTGGGACGCGAGCGGTCAGAATGTCCAGCTCGTTGATTTCTCCAAGCTTGCCGAAGCGGGCAAGTACAGCATCAAGGTAAACGGCAACGTGCTCCGTTCTGATCTCGTCGTGAAATCCCAGACGTACGAAGAAATCGTCAAGGCCTCCATCAAGTGGTTCTACTACCAGCGCGCCTCCATGGCTCTCGAAAGCCAGTACGCAGGCAAGTGGGCTCGCGCTGCCGGCCACACGAATCCGACTGCTGAACTCCACAATTCTACGGGTGCTTCGGGCACGATCAATTCGACCAAGGGCTGGTACGATGCTGGCGACTACGGTCGTTACATTGTGAACTCGGGCATCACGACCTACACGCTCCTCTCTCTTTACGAACACTTCCCGCAGTATTTCAAGGCGCTCAAGTGGAACATTCCGGCCGAAGGCTCCCTCCCGGATTTGCTTGCCGAAATCAAGTACAATCTCGACTGGATGCTCACCATGCAGGCTTCTGACGGTGGCGTCTACCACAAGCTTACCTCCCTCGGTTTCCCGGGCGATGTGATGCCGGCGCAGGACAATTCCAAACTTTACGCCATCGGCAAGAGCACGGCGGGTACGTTTGATTTTGCCGCTGTAATGGCTATGGCTTCGCGCATTTACAAGCCGTTCGATGCCAATTACGCTTCCAAGTGCCTTGAGGCTGCCAAGAAGGCTTATGCCTGGGGACAACAGAATCCGAACCGCAACTATCTCGCCAATCCGTCGGACGTTTCGACAGGTGCCTACGAAAACGACAACCCGAACGACGAAAAGGTTCTTGCCGGGACAGAACTCTTCATCACGACGGGTGATGCTTCTTACAAGCAGTCCGGCTCATCGGAATACGTCTCTTACTGGGGCGATGTCATGGGCCTTGCCACGTACGAAAAGGCTACGCATCAGGCGCAATTTGGTGGCGATGCAAACGAAGCCAAGCAAAAGATTTTGGGCACTGCAGACAACTTTGCTAACCGCGCCGAAAAAGGCTTTGGCGTCGTGATGGCAAAGGATGACTTTGTATGGGGTTCCAATGCGGTTGCCTCCAATCAGGGCGTTTGGCTCTTGCATGCCTATTACCTCACGGGCAATCAAAAGTATTACAAGGCTGCCGTCAAGGTCTTAGATTACCTCCTTGGCAAGAACCCGCTCGACATGTCTTTTGTGACCGGTTACGGCACCAAGTCTCCGAAAATGCCGCACCACCGCCCGAGTACTTCGGATAACGTAGAAGAACCGATCCCGGGTATGCTTGTGGGTGGCCCGCAGCCTGGCGGCGAAGACGTTGGTTCTGCCGCCGAATGGAAGTGCGCTGATTATCGCAAGGGCCAGGCGGCAACCGCTTACACCGATCAGCGTTGCAGCTACGCCACGAACGAAGTCGCTATCAACTGGAACGCTCCGCTTGCATACCTCGCTGGCGCTATCGAAGCCATCAACGCGGGCTATGCTCCGGAATTTGCTGCCAATGGCGTAGCAAGACAAGACGTGCCGGCATCGAGTTCTTCTGAAACTGCCACAAGTTCTTCTTCGAGCGTTCCGCAGAGTTCGTCTTCCGCAGTCGCGTCCAGCTCCTCGTCGATTCCGAGCGTTTCATCAAGCTCGTCTGCAAACGTTGAATCTTCAAGTTCGCAGGGCACAATCGCAATTCACACGCCTGTTGAATCCAAGGTCGTTCGCTCACAGCAACCGCGCTTCCGTTTCGATGGTCACTCTCTCTTCATCGAAAAGAACGGCAAACGCTTTGATTTGAAAGGCCAAAGAATTAAGTAA
- a CDS encoding TIGR03905 family TSCPD domain-containing protein has product MEETFKTKGTCATTIQFTRDGDIIRNIRFTGGCNGNLKAIAKLCEGMKAEDIAAKLLGNTCGGKPTSCADQLARAVLGMEA; this is encoded by the coding sequence ATGGAAGAAACATTTAAGACAAAAGGTACATGCGCAACGACGATTCAGTTCACGCGTGACGGCGACATTATCCGCAACATCCGCTTTACGGGTGGATGCAACGGAAACCTCAAGGCGATTGCAAAACTTTGCGAAGGCATGAAGGCCGAAGACATTGCAGCCAAATTGCTCGGCAACACCTGCGGCGGAAAGCCAACCTCTTGCGCCGACCAGCTCGCCCGTGCCGTTCTCGGGATGGAAGCCTAA
- a CDS encoding glycoside hydrolase family 9 protein — translation MKVKFGLKQFVPLAATVLSLATAATAATAYINQIGYRPSDPKEFALVDGAGDIEIVDAAGQTVLKVTPKAASHWDPSNQDVQLVDFSELKASGTYSIKQGGQVLRSDLKIADKTFEDIAKAALKWYYYQRASMPLEETYAGQWKRDAGHTNATVTLHNSTGASGTIESSKGWYDAGDYGRYIVNSGITTYTLLSLYEHFPDYFKTLKWNIPAEGALPDLLAEIKYNLDWMLTMQAADGMVYHKLSTLQFPGDVMPAKDTEKLYVIGKGTAAALDFAGVMAAAYRVYKPYDEAYATKCLEAAKKAYAWAEKNPKVAFNNPMDVATGSYGDGEFSDEKAFAGMELFISTGDASYKPTIDPNKVSIVPAWPEMYGLAVYGAATHATEVGADAETAKQMLLDFANEFAYVATKGFGVVMSQEDFVWGSNAVAGNQGVFLLHAYYVTGEQKYYEAAKKVMDYLLGKNPLDMSFVTGFGTKSPMMPHHRPSTADKVTPPVPGMVVGGPQPGGEDIGTKSWECKDYRTGQAATSYTDNRCSYATNEVAINWNAPFAYLAGALEALNAGFAPSFAVPGVAKGGTSALKPIVSRNRVSVETAPRLRFADQKVFIEKNGKRFDLKGHLIK, via the coding sequence ATGAAGGTCAAATTTGGCTTAAAACAGTTCGTCCCGCTTGCGGCCACCGTGCTTTCGCTTGCGACTGCTGCAACCGCTGCAACGGCATACATCAACCAGATCGGTTACCGTCCGTCGGACCCGAAGGAATTCGCTTTGGTCGATGGTGCGGGCGATATCGAAATTGTCGATGCTGCAGGCCAAACGGTCCTCAAGGTGACGCCGAAGGCGGCTTCTCACTGGGATCCGAGCAATCAGGATGTGCAACTGGTCGATTTCTCGGAATTGAAGGCTTCGGGAACTTATTCCATCAAGCAGGGCGGGCAAGTGCTGCGCTCGGACTTGAAGATTGCCGACAAGACTTTCGAAGATATTGCAAAGGCCGCGCTCAAGTGGTATTACTACCAGCGTGCATCCATGCCGCTTGAAGAAACTTATGCAGGCCAGTGGAAACGCGATGCCGGCCATACGAATGCAACCGTGACACTCCACAATTCGACGGGTGCCTCTGGAACAATCGAGTCCAGCAAGGGCTGGTACGATGCAGGCGACTACGGGCGCTATATCGTGAACTCGGGCATTACCACCTACACGCTTCTTTCGCTTTACGAACATTTCCCGGATTACTTCAAGACGCTCAAGTGGAACATTCCCGCCGAAGGCGCCCTGCCGGACTTGCTTGCCGAAATCAAGTACAACCTGGATTGGATGCTCACGATGCAGGCTGCCGATGGCATGGTTTACCACAAGCTTTCGACACTCCAGTTCCCGGGCGACGTGATGCCGGCGAAGGATACGGAAAAGCTTTATGTTATCGGTAAGGGTACGGCTGCCGCGCTTGATTTTGCGGGTGTGATGGCTGCTGCTTACCGCGTGTATAAGCCTTATGATGAAGCTTATGCCACGAAGTGCCTTGAAGCTGCAAAGAAGGCATACGCTTGGGCCGAAAAGAATCCGAAGGTAGCCTTCAACAACCCGATGGATGTTGCTACAGGCTCGTATGGCGATGGTGAATTCTCTGATGAAAAGGCTTTTGCCGGTATGGAACTGTTCATTTCGACGGGCGATGCATCGTATAAACCGACGATTGACCCGAACAAGGTAAGCATTGTTCCTGCATGGCCTGAAATGTATGGTCTCGCTGTTTATGGCGCAGCTACCCATGCCACCGAAGTTGGCGCCGACGCTGAAACGGCAAAGCAGATGCTCTTGGATTTTGCTAATGAATTTGCATACGTTGCAACGAAGGGCTTTGGCGTTGTCATGTCTCAGGAAGATTTCGTTTGGGGCTCGAATGCCGTTGCGGGTAACCAGGGCGTATTCCTCCTCCACGCTTACTATGTGACTGGTGAACAGAAGTATTACGAAGCTGCAAAGAAGGTCATGGACTACCTGCTTGGCAAGAACCCGTTGGATATGTCGTTTGTGACGGGATTTGGTACAAAGTCTCCGATGATGCCGCACCATCGTCCGAGTACGGCTGACAAGGTGACGCCTCCGGTTCCTGGCATGGTTGTGGGCGGCCCGCAGCCGGGCGGTGAAGATATCGGAACGAAGTCTTGGGAATGCAAGGATTATAGAACGGGTCAGGCTGCAACTTCTTACACGGACAATCGTTGCAGCTATGCGACAAACGAAGTCGCAATTAACTGGAACGCCCCGTTTGCCTACCTCGCGGGTGCTCTTGAGGCTTTGAATGCTGGTTTCGCTCCGTCGTTTGCTGTTCCAGGCGTGGCGAAGGGCGGAACTTCTGCTCTCAAGCCTATTGTTTCGAGAAACCGTGTGTCGGTTGAAACTGCTCCGCGCCTCCGTTTTGCAGACCAGAAGGTGTTCATCGAAAAGAATGGCAAGCGCTTTGACCTCAAGGGCCATCTCATCAAGTAA
- a CDS encoding flavodoxin family protein, with protein MNILVLSGSPRKGGNTDLLVESFVKGASQKNQVEVVSVHDYKINPCIGCNSCFDREDHKCCQKDDMQIIYDKMSNAEMLVIASPVYFYGLSAQLKAVIDRFHNPIRDTFRIHKMALLLVGAASLPELFDGILTQYRLCLNFFKLQDMGQVLVRGAKDKGDVGEIALQQAYELGKMLE; from the coding sequence ATGAATATCCTTGTTCTTTCGGGTAGCCCGCGCAAGGGCGGCAATACAGATTTGCTGGTGGAATCGTTTGTGAAGGGTGCTTCGCAAAAAAACCAAGTTGAGGTCGTTTCGGTTCACGACTACAAAATCAATCCTTGCATCGGGTGCAATTCGTGTTTTGACCGCGAAGACCACAAGTGCTGCCAGAAAGACGACATGCAAATTATTTACGACAAAATGTCGAATGCCGAAATGCTCGTGATTGCATCGCCGGTTTATTTCTACGGCTTGAGTGCGCAACTCAAGGCTGTCATTGACCGGTTCCACAATCCAATTCGCGATACTTTTCGCATCCACAAAATGGCGCTCCTCTTGGTCGGTGCGGCTTCGCTCCCGGAACTGTTCGATGGCATTCTCACGCAGTACAGGCTTTGCCTCAATTTCTTCAAGCTGCAGGATATGGGCCAGGTACTTGTGCGCGGTGCAAAGGACAAAGGCGATGTCGGGGAAATTGCCTTGCAGCAGGCGTATGAACTTGGAAAAATGTTGGAATAA
- a CDS encoding DUF1349 domain-containing protein, with the protein MFDISKMKWVREPRNYSINQECVEIVTAPHTDLWQRTYYHFRNDNAPVLQIETEEKFFSFVVKTDFSESHHRFDQCGVALYLDSDNWLKASVEYENEKFQHLGSVVTNRGYSDWATTAIPADVKSMWYRLSRREDDYCIECSRDGVQFSQMRICHMLEGAGKIRFGIYACSPENSSFTARFTDMQVTECAWKAHDGQQPDA; encoded by the coding sequence ATGTTTGATATTTCTAAAATGAAATGGGTCAGGGAACCCCGGAACTACAGCATCAATCAGGAATGCGTCGAAATTGTGACCGCCCCGCATACGGACCTTTGGCAAAGGACCTACTATCATTTCAGAAACGATAACGCTCCGGTTCTGCAGATTGAAACAGAAGAAAAGTTCTTTTCCTTTGTCGTCAAAACCGATTTTTCCGAAAGTCATCATCGCTTCGACCAGTGCGGGGTGGCGCTGTATCTGGATTCGGATAATTGGCTTAAGGCGTCGGTTGAATATGAGAATGAAAAATTCCAGCACCTGGGTTCTGTCGTGACAAACCGCGGGTATTCAGACTGGGCGACGACTGCGATTCCTGCAGATGTAAAATCCATGTGGTATAGGCTCAGCAGGCGCGAAGATGACTACTGCATAGAATGTTCTCGAGACGGGGTGCAGTTTTCTCAAATGCGGATTTGCCACATGCTCGAAGGAGCCGGAAAAATTCGGTTTGGCATATATGCATGCAGCCCGGAAAATTCCAGCTTCACGGCTCGTTTTACGGATATGCAGGTGACGGAATGCGCATGGAAAGCGCACGACGGCCAACAACCGGATGCGTAA
- a CDS encoding alpha/beta hydrolase, protein MKQIILALGFGLAVSSFAQWGGGNFGGGFGGEQSGNGKIEYSEKFANVNYVGDGQVYHTLDVYLPKEQKDSYPLVIHTYGSAWSMNNSKGSADLNTICAAYLKAGYAVATPNHRSASDAKYPAQLHDLKAVVRFMRGNAAKYKIDTSFIAMSGFSSGGHLSSLVATTCGLEEGKSGSVTVDLVGSLGDFTSFSSCIDAATLWSPPTDIYTMNPIENFMGPGTYEGAFIGVEREGNKDKWMVASSPYYASEDDPPVILFHGTSDQIVNKEQSKELYDSLKAHNVVTELVSVQGGSHGGSEMYVAANLDKAVAFLDKAREAKAARVPDVESDDTDSTLVLGKSRLWNAKESYCVYSLNGMFVAKAPSFDGLRLNPGSYYVVATTPEGARRAFGYVKR, encoded by the coding sequence ATGAAACAAATAATCTTGGCTCTCGGTTTTGGCCTTGCCGTATCCTCGTTTGCCCAGTGGGGCGGGGGTAATTTTGGTGGCGGCTTTGGCGGAGAGCAGTCCGGTAACGGTAAAATAGAGTATTCTGAAAAATTTGCCAATGTAAATTACGTGGGCGATGGACAAGTTTACCATACGCTAGATGTTTACTTGCCCAAGGAGCAGAAGGATTCGTACCCGTTAGTCATCCACACTTATGGAAGCGCCTGGAGCATGAACAATTCCAAGGGCTCTGCAGACTTGAATACAATCTGTGCCGCTTATCTCAAGGCGGGTTATGCCGTGGCAACTCCAAATCACCGTTCGGCAAGTGATGCAAAATATCCGGCGCAGTTGCACGACCTCAAGGCTGTTGTTCGTTTTATGCGTGGCAATGCGGCGAAGTATAAAATTGATACAAGTTTTATCGCCATGTCCGGATTTTCGTCGGGCGGTCACCTGTCTAGTTTGGTCGCAACAACCTGTGGCTTGGAAGAAGGCAAGTCCGGTTCTGTGACTGTAGATTTGGTGGGCTCGCTCGGTGATTTTACTTCGTTCAGCAGTTGCATCGATGCGGCAACGCTTTGGTCTCCGCCGACGGATATTTACACGATGAACCCGATAGAAAACTTTATGGGGCCGGGTACGTACGAGGGGGCGTTTATCGGTGTTGAACGGGAAGGCAATAAGGACAAGTGGATGGTCGCAAGTTCGCCGTATTACGCAAGTGAAGACGATCCGCCGGTTATTTTGTTCCATGGGACATCGGACCAGATTGTGAACAAGGAACAGAGTAAGGAACTTTACGATTCACTTAAGGCGCACAATGTGGTGACGGAACTTGTTTCGGTTCAGGGCGGTTCCCATGGCGGCTCCGAAATGTATGTCGCTGCAAACTTGGACAAGGCGGTTGCGTTTTTGGATAAGGCGCGCGAGGCGAAGGCGGCTAGGGTTCCTGATGTGGAATCGGACGATACGGATTCAACTCTCGTTTTGGGCAAGTCGCGCCTTTGGAATGCCAAAGAATCGTACTGCGTCTATTCGCTTAATGGAATGTTTGTGGCGAAAGCTCCCTCTTTTGACGGCTTGCGCTTGAACCCTGGCTCTTACTACGTTGTCGCTACGACTCCGGAGGGTGCTCGGCGCGCGTTCGGTTACGTTAAACGTTAA
- the rseP gene encoding RIP metalloprotease RseP — protein MFVLGLFALSFLVTIHELGHFIVAKWNKVRVNTFSVGFGKKLFRFKKGETEYCISAIPFGGYVAMAGENPDSIEEGKLPSQDDFLGKSVGARAAIAFAGPFVNIAFAFILLIFLYMVGVQEPDNKSLIVGFVAKNSSAEIAGIQPGDTITSINGKETQGWDDFREQIGVSLGADVMLEVHRGGAPLAIKVVPQELVIPAADSTSEPIKMGIGDIGIYPRNRVIVRLPPKEGTAAQKAGIAQGDTIFEINGEHISRYEDVVRLIDGSKGAEVNVTLLRNGEKVNVKMTPAYNEEFKRYIVGIQMGYVMFSETHLVRRGPVEAFEKTCATSWKMTTSIFRYFKRLFQGQVKVDAFSGPVSIVAVMGNVWMSGFQDFLMLLALISINLGVMNLLPLAITDGGLLMFLGIEKLRGKPLSLKTQSVIQNVAAAFFISFFVFITILDFGKISLFLK, from the coding sequence ATGTTTGTTCTGGGGCTTTTTGCCCTGAGCTTCCTCGTGACTATTCACGAACTGGGACATTTTATCGTTGCCAAGTGGAACAAGGTCCGCGTAAATACGTTCTCGGTAGGATTTGGCAAAAAGCTTTTCCGCTTCAAGAAGGGCGAGACGGAATACTGCATTTCGGCGATTCCCTTTGGCGGCTACGTCGCCATGGCTGGCGAAAATCCGGATAGCATTGAAGAGGGCAAGCTCCCGTCGCAAGATGATTTTTTAGGGAAGTCCGTGGGCGCTCGTGCTGCGATTGCCTTTGCTGGCCCGTTTGTGAATATCGCCTTTGCGTTTATCCTCCTTATATTCCTTTACATGGTCGGCGTCCAGGAACCGGACAACAAGAGCCTCATTGTCGGTTTTGTGGCGAAAAATTCCTCTGCCGAAATTGCAGGCATCCAGCCGGGCGATACGATTACGTCTATCAACGGAAAAGAAACGCAAGGTTGGGATGATTTTCGTGAACAGATTGGCGTGAGTCTCGGTGCCGATGTGATGCTCGAAGTGCATCGTGGCGGGGCGCCGCTCGCCATCAAAGTCGTCCCGCAAGAACTCGTGATTCCGGCGGCGGATTCGACCTCCGAACCCATCAAGATGGGAATTGGCGATATCGGTATTTACCCGCGCAACCGCGTGATTGTCCGCCTTCCGCCTAAAGAAGGTACCGCTGCTCAAAAAGCAGGGATTGCGCAGGGCGATACAATTTTTGAAATCAACGGCGAGCACATTTCTCGCTATGAAGATGTTGTCCGCTTGATTGACGGTTCCAAAGGTGCCGAAGTCAACGTGACGCTTTTGCGTAATGGCGAAAAAGTCAATGTGAAGATGACGCCTGCTTACAACGAAGAATTCAAGCGTTACATTGTCGGTATCCAGATGGGCTATGTGATGTTCAGCGAAACGCATCTCGTGCGTCGCGGCCCGGTCGAAGCGTTCGAAAAGACTTGCGCTACGAGCTGGAAAATGACGACGAGCATCTTCCGCTATTTCAAGCGCTTGTTCCAAGGCCAGGTGAAGGTCGATGCGTTCTCCGGCCCGGTCTCGATTGTCGCTGTGATGGGCAACGTGTGGATGAGCGGATTCCAGGACTTCCTCATGCTCCTTGCGCTTATCAGCATCAACCTGGGTGTGATGAACTTGCTCCCGCTTGCGATTACCGATGGCGGTCTCCTGATGTTCCTCGGCATTGAAAAGTTGCGCGGTAAGCCGCTAAGTCTCAAGACTCAATCCGTAATCCAGAACGTCGCGGCGGCATTCTTCATCAGCTTCTTTGTGTTCATCACGATTCTTGATTTCGGGAAAATCTCGCTCTTCTTGAAATAG
- a CDS encoding cupin domain-containing protein has product MELIKKYDITVLCNPGVESAQLLTPENSRSEKVSVTKVSVMPGAEQPRHKHYTSEQVWVAVQGRGVLLLADDKEVPFEVGDVVRFAEKEIHGLRNMGPEIFEYICISTPPMNFAYAYMQAR; this is encoded by the coding sequence ATGGAACTGATTAAAAAGTACGACATAACGGTTTTGTGCAATCCCGGTGTGGAATCGGCGCAATTGCTCACGCCCGAAAACAGCAGGTCAGAAAAGGTTTCGGTCACGAAGGTTTCTGTCATGCCGGGTGCAGAACAGCCGCGTCATAAGCATTACACGTCGGAACAGGTGTGGGTCGCAGTCCAAGGCCGCGGCGTTTTATTGCTTGCCGACGATAAAGAAGTTCCGTTTGAAGTTGGTGACGTTGTGCGTTTTGCAGAGAAGGAAATCCACGGGCTGCGCAATATGGGACCCGAGATTTTCGAATACATTTGCATCAGCACACCACCGATGAATTTCGCGTACGCGTACATGCAAGCAAGATAA
- a CDS encoding UDP-glucose dehydrogenase family protein, with amino-acid sequence MNIAIVGTGYVGLVSGTCFAEMGVNVTCVDVNQAKIESLQKGEIPIYEPGLDEMVLRNQREGRLNFTTDLASVLDNVEMVFSAVGTPPDEDGSADLQYVLAVARTFGQNIKKYTVLVTKSTVPVGTAKKVKAAIQEELDKRGVNVPFDVASNPEFLKEGSAITDFMKPDRVVVGVESEQAKELMTRLYRPMMLNNFRVIFTDIPSAEMIKYAANSMLATRISFMNDIANLCELVGADVNMVRKGIGSDTRIGSKFLYPGCGYGGSCFPKDVKALIKTAEKNGYKMGVLKAVEEVNEYQKTVLFNKLAKRFGGEANLKGKTIAMWGLAFKPETDDMREATALVLIDLLTKAGATIRVYDPVAMNECKRRMAARPDAATIASQIVYCNDMYEALLDADALLLVTEWKQFRMPSFGVMKKSMKNALIIDGRNIYDAKELADAGFEYSAIGC; translated from the coding sequence ATGAATATTGCAATTGTCGGTACCGGTTACGTAGGCCTTGTAAGCGGCACATGCTTTGCCGAAATGGGCGTCAATGTGACTTGCGTCGATGTGAACCAGGCTAAAATCGAATCTCTCCAGAAAGGCGAAATACCCATATACGAACCGGGTCTCGACGAAATGGTGCTCCGTAACCAGCGCGAAGGCCGCCTCAACTTCACGACCGACCTCGCGAGCGTCCTCGACAATGTCGAAATGGTATTCAGCGCCGTGGGTACGCCCCCCGACGAAGACGGTTCCGCCGACTTGCAGTACGTGCTCGCCGTGGCACGCACGTTCGGCCAGAACATCAAGAAGTACACCGTTCTCGTGACCAAGTCTACCGTCCCAGTCGGCACCGCCAAGAAGGTCAAGGCCGCCATCCAGGAAGAGCTCGACAAGCGTGGTGTGAACGTTCCGTTCGACGTCGCAAGCAATCCGGAATTTTTGAAGGAAGGCTCCGCCATCACGGACTTCATGAAGCCCGACCGCGTTGTCGTCGGTGTGGAAAGCGAACAGGCCAAGGAACTCATGACCCGCCTCTACCGCCCGATGATGCTCAACAACTTCCGCGTGATTTTCACGGACATCCCGAGCGCCGAAATGATCAAGTACGCCGCAAACTCCATGCTCGCAACCCGCATCAGCTTCATGAACGACATCGCAAACCTCTGCGAACTCGTGGGCGCCGACGTGAACATGGTCCGTAAGGGCATCGGTAGCGACACCCGCATCGGCAGCAAATTCCTCTACCCGGGCTGCGGCTACGGTGGAAGCTGCTTCCCGAAAGACGTGAAAGCCCTCATCAAGACCGCCGAAAAGAACGGCTACAAGATGGGCGTTCTCAAGGCCGTCGAAGAAGTGAACGAATACCAGAAGACGGTGCTGTTCAACAAGCTCGCCAAGCGCTTCGGTGGCGAAGCAAACCTCAAGGGCAAGACCATTGCCATGTGGGGCCTCGCCTTCAAGCCCGAAACTGATGACATGCGCGAAGCCACCGCCCTCGTGCTCATCGACCTCTTGACCAAGGCCGGCGCAACAATCCGCGTGTACGACCCAGTCGCCATGAACGAATGCAAGCGCCGCATGGCAGCACGCCCCGACGCAGCAACAATCGCAAGCCAAATCGTTTACTGCAACGACATGTACGAAGCTTTGCTCGATGCCGACGCCTTGCTGCTCGTCACCGAATGGAAGCAGTTCCGCATGCCGAGCTTCGGCGTGATGAAGAAGTCGATGAAGAACGCCCTCATCATCGACGGACGCAACATCTACGACGCAAAGGAGCTCGCCGACGCCGGCTTTGAATACAGCGCCATCGGTTGCTAA